From the genome of Streptomyces sp. NBC_00659, one region includes:
- a CDS encoding SapB/AmfS family lanthipeptide, whose protein sequence is MMILDLQTMDLPETEATPIDDTLASTSSLSVLNCGTSTVSTLLCL, encoded by the coding sequence ATGATGATCCTCGACCTGCAGACGATGGACCTGCCCGAGACCGAGGCCACCCCGATCGACGACACCCTCGCGAGCACCAGCTCCCTGAGCGTGCTCAACTGCGGCACCAGCACCGTGAGCACGCTCCTCTGCCTCTAG
- a CDS encoding ABC transporter ATP-binding protein, with amino-acid sequence MADEPAPHALHTTGPLRLRRELTAEPGPLTVALLLALAATASALALPLFLQDVITDFSGHHPLTGHITLMCATAAAGALTQACSGFLLARIGERMAYRLRITLMEHALRLPLPVVRTQGTGELAARITSDALLLRQIVDVASQLPLATVTIAATLGVMLWIDWVLTVVTLVSLSALTLMVMLVLRRMRANVTGQQDAVGHIAQRFTANLEALTTIKANRAEPLATRALAEDAERLRSVSLEGARLGTLIPAVLTLGNQLAMIAVILTGGARLAAGDITAAAFAAFLLYLLQAIPSVNTLATGLGRLQSGLAARDRCNDLLLLPPENDPTDDDQAAPTPLPNAPAVAFDSVSYTHAGAGRPTLRSISFATARTGLTAVVGASGAGKTTTLSLIDRFIRPSSGTITVLGHDMRHWPLDALRTRITYVDQAFTLLEATARENLQLGRTTPATDAELTTALDAVGLTDDITRLPQGLDTHLGRETDLSGGQRQRMALARALLSDADIVLLDEPTSQLDGLNEQRFRTVIEKLATTRAVIVVAHRLTTVQHAEHVIMLDQGTVTDTGNHPALLARCTPYQQLIASQAISGP; translated from the coding sequence GTGGCCGACGAGCCTGCTCCCCACGCTCTCCACACAACGGGCCCGCTGCGGCTGCGCCGTGAGCTGACGGCCGAACCCGGCCCCCTCACCGTCGCACTGCTCCTCGCACTCGCGGCCACCGCCTCCGCCCTCGCCCTCCCCCTCTTCCTCCAGGACGTCATCACCGACTTCTCCGGCCATCACCCACTCACAGGTCACATCACCCTGATGTGCGCCACCGCCGCGGCCGGCGCCCTCACCCAGGCATGCTCAGGCTTCCTGCTCGCCCGCATCGGCGAACGCATGGCGTACAGGCTGCGCATCACCTTGATGGAACACGCGCTGCGCCTGCCCCTGCCCGTCGTCCGGACCCAGGGCACCGGCGAACTCGCCGCCCGGATCACCTCCGACGCGCTCCTGCTGCGCCAGATCGTGGACGTGGCCAGCCAGTTGCCCCTGGCCACCGTGACCATCGCGGCGACCCTGGGCGTGATGCTGTGGATCGACTGGGTCCTCACCGTGGTCACCCTTGTCTCCCTGTCCGCCCTGACCCTCATGGTGATGCTGGTACTGCGCCGTATGCGGGCCAACGTGACCGGCCAGCAGGACGCCGTCGGACACATCGCCCAGCGCTTCACCGCGAACCTGGAGGCCCTCACCACGATCAAGGCCAACCGGGCCGAGCCGCTGGCCACCCGCGCCCTCGCCGAGGACGCCGAACGGCTGCGTTCCGTCTCCCTGGAAGGCGCCCGGCTGGGCACGCTGATCCCCGCCGTGCTCACCCTCGGCAACCAGCTCGCCATGATCGCCGTGATCCTCACCGGAGGCGCGCGCCTCGCCGCGGGCGACATCACCGCGGCCGCGTTCGCCGCGTTCCTCCTCTATCTGCTGCAGGCCATCCCGTCCGTCAACACGCTGGCCACCGGCCTCGGCCGGCTTCAGTCCGGGCTGGCCGCCCGCGACCGCTGCAACGACCTGCTGCTCCTGCCGCCGGAGAACGACCCCACCGACGACGACCAGGCCGCCCCCACCCCCCTGCCCAACGCACCCGCCGTCGCCTTCGACTCCGTCTCCTACACCCATGCCGGAGCCGGCCGGCCCACCTTGCGGAGCATCTCCTTCGCCACCGCCCGCACCGGGCTCACGGCCGTGGTGGGCGCGTCGGGGGCCGGCAAAACCACCACGCTCTCCCTCATCGACCGGTTCATCCGGCCCTCCTCGGGCACCATCACGGTCCTGGGTCACGACATGCGGCACTGGCCCCTGGACGCCCTCCGCACCCGCATCACCTACGTCGACCAGGCCTTCACCCTGCTGGAGGCCACCGCCCGCGAGAACCTCCAGCTCGGCCGCACCACCCCCGCCACGGACGCCGAACTCACCACCGCCCTCGACGCCGTCGGACTCACCGACGACATCACCCGCCTCCCCCAGGGACTCGACACCCATCTCGGCCGCGAGACCGACCTCTCCGGCGGCCAGAGGCAACGCATGGCGCTCGCCCGTGCCCTGCTCTCCGACGCCGACATCGTGCTGCTCGACGAACCCACCAGCCAACTCGACGGCCTCAACGAACAACGCTTCCGGACCGTCATCGAAAAGCTGGCGACGACCCGCGCGGTCATCGTCGTCGCCCACCGGCTCACCACTGTGCAGCACGCCGAGCACGTGATCATGCTCGATCAGGGCACCGTCACCGACACCGGCAACCACCCCGCACTCCTCGCGCGCTGCACCCCCTACCAGCAGCTCATCGCCAGCCAGGCCATCTCCGGACCCTGA
- a CDS encoding glyoxalase has protein sequence MTSIASITLEVDDTTAAEQFYTTAFGLGSRLRLRASEAPTAGFRGFTLALTVSQPADVVSLVDGALAAGATSLKPVSKSLWGYGGVVQAPDGTIWKVATSAKKDSGPATGTIDERVLLLGVTDVKASKRFYVEQGLTVAKSFGGKYAEFTADGPDQFKLALYKRAGLAKDLGVADDGSGSHRLALTGSATAFTDPDGFTWEASSLTSAQS, from the coding sequence ATGACTTCCATCGCATCCATCACCCTCGAAGTGGACGACACGACTGCCGCCGAGCAGTTCTACACCACCGCCTTCGGACTCGGCTCCCGGCTGCGCCTGCGCGCCTCCGAGGCGCCGACTGCAGGCTTCCGCGGATTCACGCTGGCACTCACCGTCTCCCAGCCGGCCGATGTCGTGAGCCTCGTCGACGGTGCCCTCGCGGCCGGCGCCACCTCGCTGAAGCCCGTGTCGAAGTCCCTGTGGGGCTACGGCGGCGTCGTCCAGGCCCCGGACGGCACCATCTGGAAGGTCGCGACCTCGGCGAAGAAGGACTCGGGCCCGGCCACGGGCACCATCGACGAACGAGTGCTCCTGCTGGGCGTCACGGACGTGAAAGCGAGCAAGCGGTTCTACGTCGAGCAGGGGCTGACCGTCGCGAAGAGCTTCGGCGGCAAGTACGCCGAGTTCACCGCGGACGGACCGGACCAGTTCAAGCTGGCGCTGTACAAGCGTGCCGGGCTGGCCAAGGACCTCGGCGTCGCCGACGACGGCAGCGGCTCGCACAGGCTCGCCCTCACCGGCTCCGCCACGGCGTTCACCGACCCGGACGGCTTCACCTGGGAAGCCTCTTCCCTGACGTCTGCACAGTCCTGA
- a CDS encoding DUF3291 domain-containing protein — protein MPHLALYTFGVLKSPLADPAPLTREFYDIGEAVYRKISQHPGYLAHAEAADGDRGALFEADWGAWGEFAVPTWYGKGHTVETTALAATLSLWTDLDPAFDAIYTGLHREALNRRYDWFERTGHPNYVCWWVSDGVTPTWQDGVSRLEHLHGHGSAPHAFTFHHSFAPEGTRARIKGIGPKSDQVR, from the coding sequence ATGCCCCACCTTGCGCTGTACACCTTCGGCGTCCTGAAGTCACCTCTCGCCGATCCCGCACCGCTCACGCGCGAGTTCTACGACATCGGTGAGGCCGTCTACCGGAAGATCAGTCAGCACCCCGGGTACCTCGCGCATGCTGAAGCGGCAGACGGTGACCGGGGCGCGCTCTTCGAGGCGGACTGGGGTGCATGGGGAGAGTTCGCCGTACCGACCTGGTACGGCAAGGGCCATACGGTGGAAACCACCGCCCTGGCCGCGACCCTCTCACTCTGGACCGACCTGGACCCCGCCTTCGACGCCATCTACACCGGTCTGCACCGTGAGGCGCTGAACAGGCGTTACGACTGGTTCGAGAGGACAGGACACCCGAATTACGTGTGTTGGTGGGTCTCCGACGGCGTGACACCCACCTGGCAGGACGGGGTTTCCAGGCTGGAACACCTCCACGGCCACGGCTCCGCGCCGCACGCCTTCACCTTCCACCACTCGTTCGCCCCGGAGGGAACTCGGGCCAGGATCAAAGGCATCGGGCCGAAGAGCGACCAGGTTCGCTGA
- a CDS encoding beta-L-arabinofuranosidase domain-containing protein gives MSVSRRRILAMGSGALGATALGGTFARAAAAVPQPRAETTPADAFQKLPPGSVVARGWLAGQLRLQLAGLCGTYENFSHFLDFSTTGWAHPEHDAWEEVPYWLRGYIPLAIATGDPHALTRSREWVDAILATQQSDGFFGPRGLRTALNGGPDFWPFLPLLQALRTHEEFTHDQRIVPFLVRFLRYMNAQGPGAFNASWVSYRWGDGLDVAVWLHRRTGEAFLLDLAAKMHSYGVDWTGATPSRHNVNIAQGFREPAQYGRLTGSADLTRATYQAYDAVMGAYGRFPGGGLAGDENYRPGFADPRQGFETCGIVEFMASHELLTRITGDPVWADRCEDLAFNMLPASLDPDGKSVHYITSANSVDLDNRPKTQGQFQNGFAMQAFQAGVDQYRCCPHNYGMGWPYFTEELWLASADGGLVAALYAPSRVRATVAGGTTVTVTEETGYPFQDTITLTVSTPRPVRFPLQLRLPGWCKGPQLQVNGTAVTSSDGPSWARIDRTWRDGDVVRLRLPQKAQLRSWPDRHGAVSVERGPLTYSLKIGERYDRYAGDDRFPAYEVHATTGWNYGLLPETSLTPAQTGTAVPDQPFTPGTTPVSIAAQARRIQEWVADDEHVVAPLQDSPARSDAPVETVTLIPMGAARLRVTSFPTAAPDGRPWTPEPPFRRLANKNSGKVLAVDGMSTENSARVVQFDNTGTGDHAWQLIERGDGWHLIRNGNSGKVLGVDRMSMDNSAIVVQFEDNGTDDHLWALVDDGDGWYRIRNKNSGKVLGVDRMSTGNSAQVVQYDDNGTADHLWRFL, from the coding sequence ATGTCAGTGAGCAGACGGAGAATCCTCGCCATGGGCTCCGGCGCGCTGGGCGCCACCGCCCTCGGAGGCACGTTCGCGAGGGCCGCGGCCGCGGTGCCCCAGCCGCGAGCGGAGACGACACCGGCCGACGCGTTCCAGAAGCTGCCGCCCGGAAGCGTGGTCGCCCGTGGCTGGCTCGCCGGGCAGCTCCGGCTGCAACTCGCCGGTCTGTGCGGTACGTACGAGAATTTCTCGCACTTCCTCGACTTCTCCACGACCGGCTGGGCGCATCCCGAGCACGACGCCTGGGAGGAGGTGCCGTACTGGCTCCGTGGCTACATACCGCTGGCGATCGCCACGGGGGACCCGCACGCGCTGACCCGGTCGCGCGAGTGGGTCGACGCGATCCTCGCGACCCAGCAGAGCGACGGCTTCTTCGGGCCCCGCGGCTTACGCACGGCACTCAACGGCGGACCGGACTTCTGGCCCTTCCTGCCGCTCCTGCAAGCACTGCGGACGCACGAGGAATTCACCCACGACCAGCGGATCGTGCCGTTCCTCGTCCGCTTCCTCCGCTACATGAACGCTCAGGGTCCGGGTGCCTTCAACGCGAGCTGGGTGTCCTACCGTTGGGGCGACGGCCTCGACGTCGCCGTATGGCTCCACCGCCGTACCGGCGAGGCGTTCCTGCTCGATCTCGCCGCCAAGATGCACAGCTACGGCGTCGACTGGACCGGGGCCACCCCGAGCCGGCACAACGTGAACATCGCCCAGGGCTTCCGGGAGCCCGCTCAGTACGGGCGGCTGACCGGCTCCGCCGACCTCACCCGGGCCACGTACCAGGCCTACGATGCCGTGATGGGCGCCTACGGGCGTTTCCCCGGCGGCGGGCTGGCCGGTGACGAGAACTACCGCCCCGGATTCGCGGACCCCCGGCAGGGCTTCGAGACCTGCGGCATCGTCGAATTCATGGCCAGCCACGAGCTGTTGACTCGGATCACCGGAGACCCGGTATGGGCGGACCGCTGTGAGGACCTGGCCTTCAACATGCTCCCGGCGTCCCTCGACCCCGACGGCAAGTCCGTGCACTACATCACCAGCGCCAACAGCGTCGACCTCGACAACCGCCCCAAGACCCAGGGGCAGTTCCAGAACGGCTTCGCCATGCAGGCGTTCCAGGCCGGCGTCGACCAGTACCGGTGCTGCCCCCACAACTACGGCATGGGCTGGCCCTACTTCACCGAGGAACTCTGGCTCGCGAGCGCCGACGGCGGTCTGGTCGCCGCGCTCTACGCCCCGAGCCGTGTGCGGGCCACGGTCGCCGGCGGAACGACGGTCACCGTCACCGAGGAGACGGGATATCCCTTCCAGGACACGATCACCCTCACCGTCTCCACGCCCCGTCCGGTGCGCTTCCCGCTGCAACTGCGTCTGCCCGGCTGGTGCAAAGGTCCCCAGCTACAGGTCAACGGTACTGCGGTCACCTCCTCGGACGGCCCGTCCTGGGCGCGGATCGACCGCACCTGGCGCGACGGCGACGTCGTCCGCCTGCGGTTGCCTCAGAAGGCTCAACTGCGCTCGTGGCCCGACCGGCACGGCGCGGTCAGCGTCGAACGGGGCCCCCTCACCTATTCGTTGAAGATCGGCGAACGCTACGACCGCTACGCGGGAGACGACAGGTTCCCCGCATACGAGGTCCACGCCACCACCGGATGGAACTACGGCCTCCTGCCGGAGACTTCCCTGACCCCGGCGCAGACCGGCACCGCCGTCCCGGACCAGCCGTTCACACCCGGCACCACTCCCGTGTCCATCGCGGCGCAGGCCCGGAGGATCCAGGAGTGGGTCGCGGACGACGAACACGTCGTCGCACCGTTGCAGGACTCTCCCGCCCGCAGTGACGCGCCGGTCGAGACGGTCACCCTCATCCCCATGGGTGCCGCGCGGCTTCGCGTCACGTCGTTCCCCACGGCGGCTCCCGACGGCAGGCCCTGGACACCGGAGCCGCCCTTCCGCCGACTCGCCAACAAGAACAGCGGCAAGGTCCTGGCCGTCGACGGGATGTCGACCGAGAACAGCGCGCGCGTGGTGCAGTTCGACAACACGGGGACGGGCGACCACGCCTGGCAGCTCATCGAGAGGGGCGACGGCTGGCATCTCATCCGCAACGGGAACAGCGGCAAGGTGCTCGGCGTCGACCGCATGTCGATGGACAACAGCGCGATCGTCGTGCAGTTCGAGGACAACGGAACGGACGATCACCTGTGGGCGCTGGTCGACGACGGCGACGGCTGGTACCGCATCCGGAACAAGAACAGCGGGAAAGTCCTCGGGGTGGACCGTATGTCCACCGGCAACAGCGCGCAGGTGGTCCAGTACGACGACAACGGAACGGCCGACCACCTGTGGCGCTTTCTGTGA
- a CDS encoding LamG-like jellyroll fold domain-containing protein → MADVADCPVVAYAAKTAGDGKDFEDRVRPGEWIHYALVINIRDKGDTYPTGYVKVYKNGVLRDQDALDAYGITPSNTDAPLRIGAADATSYFKGAIGKVAVYDSEVSQSRLAAHYGAMSADLTRSAAGT, encoded by the coding sequence GTGGCCGACGTCGCCGACTGTCCGGTGGTCGCCTACGCGGCGAAGACCGCAGGCGACGGCAAGGACTTCGAGGACCGGGTCAGGCCCGGTGAATGGATCCACTACGCACTGGTCATCAACATCCGGGACAAGGGCGACACTTATCCCACCGGATACGTCAAGGTCTACAAGAACGGGGTGCTCCGCGACCAGGATGCCCTCGACGCATACGGCATCACCCCCAGCAACACCGACGCCCCGCTGAGGATCGGCGCCGCCGACGCCACGTCGTACTTCAAGGGCGCGATCGGCAAAGTGGCCGTGTACGACTCCGAGGTCTCCCAGTCCCGGCTCGCGGCCCACTACGGCGCCATGAGCGCGGACCTCACGCGATCCGCCGCGGGAACCTGA
- a CDS encoding inositol monophosphatase family protein, giving the protein MSNSYAGLDDAAVATAAACAGADVVRAMYGRRLTRIDKGAGDFATAADVEAERTILGILRDARPDDSVLGEESGPQGPAGAARQWLVDPLCGTLNYAVGTMLVAVNVALRGGAAAVADPFGGEVFFTDGESAWVRRDGGDARLVPTSATRLVDVNLDPPFPGAPGFRAVDLLARSAFVERFRPRVVSTTLALAWVAAGKRAAYVTDGGDLSGSVHFAAGIALCRAAGCVVTGIDGAPIGPSGRGLVVAADGETHDLLMSMTGSRR; this is encoded by the coding sequence GTGAGCAACTCGTATGCGGGGCTGGACGATGCCGCCGTCGCGACCGCGGCGGCCTGTGCCGGCGCGGACGTGGTGCGGGCCATGTACGGCCGGCGCCTCACCCGTATCGACAAGGGCGCCGGAGACTTCGCGACCGCAGCCGATGTGGAGGCGGAGAGGACGATCCTGGGGATCCTTCGCGACGCCCGACCCGATGACTCGGTGCTCGGCGAGGAGAGCGGGCCGCAGGGCCCGGCGGGGGCCGCGCGCCAGTGGCTGGTGGATCCCTTGTGCGGCACCTTGAACTACGCCGTGGGCACCATGCTGGTGGCCGTGAACGTGGCGCTGCGCGGCGGTGCCGCCGCGGTGGCCGACCCGTTCGGCGGCGAGGTCTTCTTCACCGACGGGGAGAGCGCGTGGGTGCGGCGGGACGGCGGCGATGCCCGGCTGGTGCCCACGTCCGCCACCCGGCTCGTGGATGTCAATCTGGACCCGCCGTTCCCGGGCGCGCCGGGCTTCCGGGCTGTGGACCTGCTGGCTCGGTCCGCCTTCGTGGAACGCTTCCGGCCCCGTGTCGTGTCCACGACGCTGGCCCTGGCCTGGGTCGCCGCCGGCAAGCGCGCCGCGTACGTGACGGACGGCGGCGACCTGTCCGGGAGCGTGCATTTCGCCGCCGGCATCGCCCTGTGCAGGGCCGCCGGTTGCGTCGTCACCGGGATCGACGGCGCCCCGATCGGGCCGTCGGGCCGCGGACTTGTGGTGGCCGCCGACGGCGAGACCCACGACCTGCTGATGTCGATGACGGGAAGCCGCCGCTGA
- a CDS encoding DUF4132 domain-containing protein — translation MGWLSAGDGYEVALVEGRVAARATSGRAAGRQLKSLPRALKDHPEVDRLRRFAEWLERHATACVAQADAWMVSSLPVPTGLLARVWPDEAWQSALRDLVVVGDDPDDVGFLRGATDTGELRLVNLDGETVRIAPRTVTLPHPVLLPDLDDLRDFAAELGMVQRVEQIHRAIWRQPGDLRAKATEVRDFAGGSFRSRFALAARASSLGYRVSGGYATARVRDGGRSLESSVWIGEPYWDSEVETGALTWRDQDGRALPLGEVGPVAWSEGMRLAAALYAGRVIEEGKNA, via the coding sequence GTGGGGTGGCTGTCGGCGGGTGACGGGTATGAAGTCGCCCTGGTGGAAGGGCGGGTGGCAGCGCGTGCCACCTCGGGCCGGGCGGCGGGACGGCAGCTGAAATCGCTCCCGCGCGCGCTCAAGGACCACCCTGAGGTGGACCGGCTGCGGCGGTTCGCCGAGTGGCTCGAACGGCATGCCACGGCGTGTGTGGCACAGGCGGATGCGTGGATGGTGTCGTCGCTGCCCGTACCCACGGGGCTGCTTGCCCGGGTGTGGCCCGACGAGGCCTGGCAGTCCGCGCTGCGTGATCTGGTGGTGGTCGGCGACGACCCCGACGACGTGGGTTTCCTGCGTGGCGCCACCGACACGGGCGAACTGCGGCTGGTGAACCTGGACGGCGAGACCGTCCGGATCGCCCCGCGCACGGTCACGCTTCCGCACCCGGTACTGCTTCCGGACCTCGACGATCTGCGCGACTTCGCGGCCGAACTGGGCATGGTGCAGCGCGTCGAGCAGATCCACCGGGCCATATGGCGGCAGCCCGGGGATCTCCGCGCCAAGGCCACCGAGGTGAGGGACTTCGCCGGGGGTTCGTTCCGCTCCCGCTTCGCGCTCGCCGCACGGGCCAGTTCGCTCGGCTACCGCGTGTCCGGGGGGTACGCGACCGCCCGGGTGCGGGACGGCGGACGCAGCCTCGAATCCTCGGTGTGGATCGGGGAGCCGTACTGGGACAGCGAGGTCGAGACCGGGGCGCTCACCTGGCGGGACCAGGACGGCCGCGCCCTGCCGCTGGGCGAGGTGGGACCGGTCGCCTGGTCCGAGGGGATGCGGTTGGCCGCGGCGCTGTACGCAGGCCGCGTCATCGAGGAGGGCAAGAACGCATGA